In Planctomycetota bacterium, the DNA window CGCTCGCACGACTCGCTCAAGGGCGTGTCGGTCACGCTGTGCCCCGTGACGAGCATGCCCAAGGGCCACCACCGCGTGTGCCGCCAGTCGGGCTACTACCGCCCGGGGCTGACCATCGTCGTTCCCAAGCTCGGGATCGGCGTCGAGCGTGCGTGATCGCCCCGCCGGCGGCGTTCGGGTGCTGACCAAGCCGTCGTCCGCCGGCCGCCGAACACGCGGCCTCGTGTTCCGGGGCCGCCGGGAGTCCGCCTGATGCGACTGGCCGTGGACGTCATGGGCGGCGATCACGCCCCCGACGCCATCCTCGCGGGCTGCTTCCAGGCCCTCGATGCCCTGAACGAGGGCGACCGCCTCGTGCTCGTGGGCGACGAGCCGACCATCCTCGACGTCGCTCGGGAGCAGGGCGTGGACTCGGGTCGCTTCGACGTGATCGCCACTACCCAGGTCGTCGAGATGG includes these proteins:
- the rpmF gene encoding 50S ribosomal protein L32, whose amino-acid sequence is MLPAQRQSHGRTRRRRSHDSLKGVSVTLCPVTSMPKGHHRVCRQSGYYRPGLTIVVPKLGIGVERA